The nucleotide window GACAGAGTCCACAAAGTGGCAGACATGACATGACCACCCAGTCATCACAGACAGAACCCTGGGGGGAGGAATGATTAACAAAGTAGTCatattttgcatatatttatagAGGAAAATCATTCACTTTAGCTGGGGTGAATCCAGTGATGCTTGATATGTTAATGAAAAATTCCAAACTGTACTAGTCCTTCAAGCAACTAGCCACTAAAGAGTGCATATATGCtaaaacaattttgaaatgaaataagaGTTTGAgtttatgttttgtttcttatttgCCAAGAAGAAAAACTGGCAAGTATATACAGGCATAAAGGGTGACACAAGTTATTAAGAACTGCTTTGTCTTAGAATGTCCCATGCATATGTTTCCGGTAGTGCTCTTCAGTATGGAAGTCCTTAACCCCCGACCccaggacagacagacagacagacaggcagactcACCGAGATGTTGTACCTGTCTCTGATACTGGTCCTCAGAGCTATGTAAGCTCCAGGAAGGAATGACAGGCAGCAAGTCTCTCCATGGTCCTGGGCCACCTGACAGGCCAAGATGCAGGGTAAGAAGGTCCCACACAAACCTGAAAGGTGCACAAGACAAGGCCCATTCAATACAACTTCTTCAGCTTCCTGAGATGCTCTGAACATCAGGTAGCCGGGTCCTGAATTCTCACTGATAGATTTGTGTTATTTTCAGGAACTACTAAACAATACAATCACATCTTAAGGTTTTCTCATAATTTTCTTAGCTttctggaaaaacacaaatttttgtgagtgagtgattttAGCACTTAATGTAATTTCATGGTATAAGAGCGGAAGCAGTTGGGATTGTATGTCACGCTCTTTGTCTTTGCTCTCTGAGCAGTGATTTTCTAATGGATATGGTCCTGTTTTAGGTGTTTCCATCCTTGcaggaggggggcgcggtgggtttggcccttgcccgctgtgtggtgaatcgggggtttgagccccacttggggtgccttgcggcagactggcgtcccatccagggtgtgttccctcccccttcgccCTTGCGCCCTTGTGCCTTATGTTGCCAgataaggctccggctcgccacaacccctgcttgggacaagcggttgtagatatTGCGTTGCACTCTTGCAGGAAGTTTACTTTATTTCCCACACTCATGCAAACAAAGGGACTCACAAATGCCACAGTCttcacagcagtcacacaagtTGGAGCTCCAGTCCGAGGATTGACTGGTCACAGTGAAGTTGGTGATGGTCATCTCGGGTTGTGTACTTATCACCTGTGCCTGGTACTCCATGGCTGAAGGGCAAAGTCTTAGATGAGAGCAAAACCCACGCTGGCTGGCAGGCACGTAACAGCACCACAGATCGCACTCCGTGCTCGAAAAGATCGAAATTCGTCCAGCTCTTGCCTACCATTTGTGACTGATTGACAATGCCTCACTTCTTTTAACACAAGAATATTGTTGTACAGCTCCAAATgtgtatttacaaaaaaatcatctttaaGGTATGCCTCAGTAATGTGTCGACACATAACATCTAAACTTAACCGTAAAGAAACATTTCCTATTGTACCATCCTACTAGAAAACTGAGATATGAAAAGTGACGCTAAACGtttttattctatatttttacaaGTGATCACAGCATGCAGAGTAAAAGTGGCGGTAACTGTGTACACCACAGGCCTACCTGCACTGGTCAAACGCGGTCTGCTAAAAATCCGTATGAGGGTCTGCTTTCAATGAAGTGCGCAAAGAAACGGAGGTGCAAGGGAGCACAATATGGCCAAGGGTTCTTATATCTGGGGTGACGTCTGGGGCTGGGTTGGTACACAGCAGCGGTGTGTCTCAAAGTCAACGCAACGCCCTACCTGCGCTTAATGGTTCATGCCAAGATGGCTAAGTGAAAGTGTTTGACTTCAGGGTGTGTGCTTTCAGTTCTTTTTAAAGGCTTGATACACACCTGCAGAACTGTTATCTCTGAAATGATGTgggaacacaacacacactgcgTTTTGATGGAAAAGAATAAACTTCTCATGTAGCGAGAACCTTAATGAAAggagtgttttgtgtgtgttgtgctgtgtgtgaaagGCGTATGCTCCGAGTTCACTTTGCTAAAACCACTGTCAAAAGCTATGGTGGCATGAAGGTGGAGAGGTGGATTCAGTGGTTACGCTCAGTGAAATGTTCGTAATCACTACAATAGTTTGTATCCGTCAGTTGACACAAACACTAGAGAAAATACCAAGTCCTCTAATATGTCTTGTGttacaacaaataaaaacatgacgAAACGCAAGATTAGGGTCACGTCTCTGTTGTGGAACAGTTAGCATCAGATCCGTTTTGGATCAAAGCATTAAAATTATTATGCCACGTGAGCAACTGCTTTCCAGAGAATGTAATATTTGTCCTTCTAGAGAATACCCTACCCTCCTTGTTCTGCGTACACAAGCCCACAGTTgccttttctattttaaaactCAAGTTCATTTCCTCTTCAAAGTACTTTTAATTCCCTCTCATGTAATTTTTGAGAGTCAAATTTGGTTGTTTAACCTGCAAATAATGGTTTTACCCATGCAAACTAATAAGTAGTGAAACAGATTAATTTTTGGGTAAAGAGACCCATCTGAGAACCTCTATCGTGCTTAACTAAAAGCATAAaacaacactacatagcattTGAGGATCTCTGTCATGGGGGGGTTTTATGCTATTAGTCAGTCTGTgttatttttgttcctttcaaTGGATTTTTAGATACATCTTGTTCTCCATTTACCCTTTGCTCCAACTTTTTAAGGGGGCTGAACGTTACAAAGGTAACGCTGCAACAAGTCAATACTGCGGAGCTCAAGGGCCGCAGCCTTGTCATGTCAAATAAGTTTCTCGATAAAACAGTTTCAATAATAGTTTTGTCTGTTTAAATAAGTCTTTCTCTACTTCGCAGAAGGAAATGTGTGACACATATTCAGTCGTGTAACACTGTTGATCTTCTGATGCCTTTTTCCCTTTGCCGCCTTGCCATGTGTTGTAACCCCTGCActtttctacttatttattttacactcgGCACTCTTCCGTACAAAGCTCCACACCAGCACGCCTTTCCATCTTGTTTGCAGAAACCAAGGCACCTCGGACTAAATTTCTGCCTTTTCTTCGCTAGGGTAAGATTTAGAAAACACTGCCATCCTGTGCAAGTGATGGTTGCTGTCAAAAGCTGTTTCTTCTAACAGTATAATTTACATGTACAGGTGCCCCCCCTCACACTCCAAAATGCAAATTTGGAAAGGAAAAGTGCTACTTACAGTAAAACAGGGTATAGTAGGACTGTTTCCcatgcaaaatgaagaaaaacttaATTATTGTGGATAAATGTGACATAGAATATTAAACAACTGGAAAGCATGTAAATCTATTCAGAGAAAGAATCACGtttgcttgtgttttctttagGGAGTCCCGAAATCCCAATCTAACCATTTTTAATGTtgaataatatacatatatacatcaAGTAATTTATATAAAAGcctaataatttaattaagctGCAAACTGCAGTGTTGTAACAATACTTATACTGTGTGAAACTGtcatgcatacaaacacacacaaataaaatctCATGCAAACCACTTCAAGGAACAAAATCTCagtggaaaaatacataaacatatacTATTGATATTTTCAATATCAAGAAGGAAATAAAGTGCCATCTGTTGATTAACTTttgtgaggtggggggggttggagaCTTGTACTAGGTTTTGTACTCCATATACTAAGGGCTCAGACTAGTGATACACTTAGGTTTGATTGCAAGAACATATGTAGTGTATTGGTATgttttcataaacacacactgtctgaagctgcttgcccaagttgggtcacagcaacccggagcctaacccaacaacacagggtgcagggctggaggggacacacccagaacaggacacccatccatcacaaggcaccccaggcaggacttgaaccccaggcccactagagagcaagacctggccaaacccattgtgccaccacatccccctgcttttttataaatatttttttcattttaagccatttgagaaatgtttatttctatttaaataTCATGCTAAATAAAATCATTCATGTCCATATTAATGTTTGCTGCTTATCATGGCACTGATTTATAGAATATGcttgaatgaaacaaaatgacTTCACAGAGTACTTCAatggcaatgtgtgtgtttaaaacgAATAGTTGGCCTTTGTACTTGCATTTTGaggttttacagaaaaatagaaTGCGAGTTTTCGTGCTTTTATGGGTTTTGCtatagtacatttattttagttttttgtttgctttaataGGACATTGTTCATTTCATATCAAACTGATGTTCAATCTATACTGATACATTTGATGATATCAGCAAATCTATTGGGTAAAAATAGATTAGAACTGTTATTTCCTGACAGGGGTCACTGAGgctttggctaggtcctgctgtTTGATGGGTCTAGGATtcaagtcatgcttggggtgcctagcgatggactgccgtcccaccctgggtgcgtcccctgctcctccatccttgcaccctgtgttgccaggttaggatccggttcaccatgaccccgctcgggacaagcagttgtagactgtaTGTGTTATATCCTGTTGAGGAGGATGTGGTATTTGTAAGAACGACGGCTTAAGCTGAGTTCTTCATTTTTTGTGATAACTTTTATTACTGCAAGCTGTTAAtgcaaaattgcattttcttttttaattgcctttatgcacagcacagggtcaaaacatcatacagacacacacattttcagaaccgcttgtcccatacagggtcgcggggaaccggagcctacccggtaacacagggcataaggccggaaggggaggggacacacccaggatgggacgccagtccgtcacaaggcaccccaagcgagagagcaggactgtagtccaacccactgcaccactgcgccaccctacAGACAGAaagtaaaaagcaaatatgaGCACATACACAGGGTCAAAAGTTTACAActcaaagatttttatttgtattttgcacTGTCACAAATTAACTTATTTTCTCTGATACTGACTACcatatacactcactggccactttattaggtacacctgtttaACTGCTCGTTTACGGAAATATCTAAtaagccaatcacatggcagcatctcaatgcatttaggcatgtagacatggtcaagacgatctacTGAAGTTCAAagtgagcatcagaatggggaagaaaggtgatctaagtgactttgaacatggcatggttgctggtgccagacaggctggtctgagtatttcagaaactgctgatctactgggattttcaccatctctagggtttacagagaatggtcagaaaaacagaaactatccagtgagtggcagttctgtaggtgaaaatgccttgttgatgccagaggtcagaggagaatggccagactggttcgagctgattgaaaggcaacagtaactcaaataaccactcgttacaaccaaggtatgcagaagagcaactctgaatgcacaacacatcgAACCTTGAaacagatgggctacagcagcagaagaccacactcggtgccactcctgtcagctaagaacaggaaactgaggctacaattcgcacaggctcaccaaaattggacaatagaataTTGgaaaaaacgttgcctggtctgatgagtttccatttctgctgcgacattcagatggtagggtcagaatttggcgtaaacaacatgaaagcatgaatccatcctgccttgtatcaatggttcaggctggtggcagaagagtctgaaaactcaccttttccagagccacttcacccaagatctctccagctcatttacggtgtaactgttcacacatcgtaactccataagcatccccagatacaacctttattcaaccactgctctggcattgtacttgctcattcgtgtatcttataatatttaaaaaaaaaaaaaaaccaatagtgggagggtatcaggatttgtctatcctgtgtcttatacacctactcgaacaatgaacctcagtgcagcaagtggtaggtaacaaactaggtttgcttgagactttcatgtctgcagctatgtctccttctcttaatgtaatgcttaaattgtactttttgctgagatgtacatcgctttggacaaaagcgtctgctaaatgaataaatgtaaatggtggtagtggtgtaatggtgtggggaacatattcttggcacactttgggccccttagtaccagttgagcatcgtttaaatgccacagcctacctgagtattgttgctgaccatatccatccctttatgaccacagtgtaccgatcttctgatggctacttccagcaggataacgcgtcatgtcacaaagctcaaatcatctcaaactggtttcttgaacatgacaatgagttcactatactcaaatggcctccacagtcaccagatctcaatccgatagaggacctttgggatgtggtggaacgggagattcacatcatggatgtgcagccgacagatctgcagcaactgcgtgatgctatcatgtcaatatggaccaaaatctctgaggaatgtttccagcaccttgtcgaatctatgccacaaagaattaaggcagttctgaaggcaaaagggagGTCCAACCCAGTACTAGCAatgtgtacctaataaagtggccagcgAATGTATATTTagcaaataacaaaaaaagtaaCTGCTAACCTGcttgcattgtttttaatataaCGGCATTTTGCATGCAGTGCTTAGTCCTTTGTTTCTGCCTGCAAT belongs to Scleropages formosus chromosome 18, fSclFor1.1, whole genome shotgun sequence and includes:
- the cnfn gene encoding cornifelin homolog, translated to MEYQAQVISTQPEMTITNFTVTSQSSDWSSNLCDCCEDCGICLCGTFLPCILACQVAQDHGETCCLSFLPGAYIALRTSIRDRYNISGSVCDDWVVMSCLPLCGLCQMAREQKMRG